From the Sporichthyaceae bacterium genome, one window contains:
- a CDS encoding helix-turn-helix domain-containing protein has protein sequence MSAPDPTRAEQLSSVNAVVVLSLILSQSNSPRQVVHLATTAAPSIVPCKLVAVWHPTDSGSYFDRAPDGVDEQLAELSPAGGKLTVDQFPFGWAYPLNSPTDNSRLFLVVAGPSTPNDEQRFLLTVLAQLCGTIIAKAELFAAERATAEEMAGLNSRLESTVGALTKVMETHRRLNEVAASDRGEAGIADVLHRLCGLAVVIQDAHGNVRATAGPIGDAISDKETPEARKELIRVLATVRRAVYRRNAWMVLANPHIDVRGVIALIDPEKRATEGDLAALEYAATVLSMELARLRSIAEIELRTHRDFAEELLAGAEETAVKATAHALGYDSQRPHRAIIVSGARRSRISDSFLRTVNRHVRAFDVGSLMVGRSDCVIVMAHTDMTWTDLQHAIDAELAKENCRIAIGSKYPNVWEIHNSYREAQFVSDLSSAISSNFTDPVLAFEELGIYRILSSVTNLTEVERFMKEKLGTLIEYDNEHKSALVLTLARYFDCGCKYDDTAERMNIHRSTLKYRLQRIRELTEYNLNDGSTRFDLHLATRIWLTLEALSGPTKQVGRTS, from the coding sequence GTGTCAGCGCCTGATCCCACCCGCGCCGAGCAGCTGTCCTCGGTCAACGCGGTTGTCGTCCTCTCGCTGATCCTCTCCCAGTCGAACTCCCCGCGGCAGGTCGTACACCTGGCCACCACGGCCGCACCGTCGATCGTGCCGTGCAAGCTCGTCGCCGTCTGGCACCCGACCGACTCCGGCAGCTACTTCGACCGCGCCCCGGACGGGGTCGACGAGCAGCTGGCCGAGCTGTCCCCGGCCGGCGGAAAACTGACGGTCGATCAGTTCCCTTTCGGGTGGGCATATCCGCTGAACAGCCCGACCGACAACTCGCGGCTGTTCCTCGTCGTGGCCGGTCCGTCGACCCCGAACGACGAGCAGCGGTTCCTGCTCACCGTGCTGGCCCAGTTGTGCGGAACGATCATCGCCAAGGCCGAGCTGTTCGCGGCGGAGCGGGCCACGGCCGAGGAGATGGCCGGGCTGAACTCCCGCCTGGAGTCCACGGTCGGTGCGCTGACCAAGGTGATGGAGACCCACCGCCGGCTGAACGAGGTCGCCGCCTCCGACCGCGGCGAGGCCGGCATAGCCGACGTCCTGCACCGGCTGTGCGGGCTGGCGGTGGTCATTCAGGATGCGCACGGCAACGTACGGGCCACCGCGGGCCCGATCGGCGACGCGATCTCGGACAAGGAGACCCCGGAGGCCCGCAAGGAGCTCATCCGGGTGCTGGCCACGGTGCGCCGGGCGGTGTACCGCCGCAACGCCTGGATGGTGCTGGCCAACCCGCACATCGACGTCCGCGGGGTGATCGCCCTGATCGACCCGGAGAAGCGGGCGACCGAGGGCGACCTGGCCGCGCTGGAGTACGCGGCGACCGTGCTGTCGATGGAACTGGCCCGGCTGCGCAGCATCGCCGAGATCGAACTGCGGACCCACCGCGACTTCGCCGAGGAACTGCTGGCCGGCGCCGAGGAGACCGCGGTCAAAGCGACAGCGCATGCGTTGGGCTACGACTCGCAGCGCCCGCACCGGGCGATCATCGTCTCCGGCGCCCGCCGCTCCCGGATCTCCGACTCATTCCTGCGGACCGTCAACCGCCACGTCCGCGCCTTCGACGTCGGTTCGTTGATGGTCGGCCGATCGGACTGCGTGATCGTGATGGCGCACACCGACATGACCTGGACCGACCTGCAGCACGCGATCGACGCCGAGCTGGCCAAGGAGAATTGCCGGATCGCGATCGGCTCGAAGTACCCGAACGTGTGGGAGATCCACAACTCCTACCGCGAGGCGCAGTTCGTCTCCGACCTGTCCTCGGCGATCTCGTCGAACTTCACCGATCCCGTGCTGGCGTTCGAGGAATTGGGGATCTACCGCATCCTCTCCTCGGTCACCAATCTCACCGAGGTCGAGCGATTCATGAAGGAGAAGCTCGGCACGCTGATCGAGTACGACAACGAGCACAAGTCGGCGCTGGTGCTCACCCTGGCGCGTTACTTCGACTGCGGCTGCAAGTACGACGACACCGCCGAGCGGATGAACATCCACCGCAGCACCCTGAAGTACCGCCTGCAGCGGATCCGCGAGCTCACCGAGTACAACCTCAACGACGGCTCGACGCGCTTCGACCTACATCTGGCGACTCGGATCTGGCTGACACTCGAGGCCCTGTCCGGCCCGACGAAGCAGGTCGGCCGCACCAGCTAG
- a CDS encoding ester cyclase: protein MSKRSDAATKTVEDFFAAHKKRSTIAMADLCTPRAKFDYVPFVQHDRTRRVSGTGYVNGVGRTVWGLGFRAFPDLTNKVNDIYADDDGNVVAEVTISGTQAAPYLTVAATGKKFSERHLFRFHVDAGGKIDDVTSFWDAGGINTQLGHDELD, encoded by the coding sequence ATGAGCAAGCGTTCGGACGCCGCGACCAAGACGGTCGAGGACTTCTTCGCGGCACACAAGAAGCGCAGCACGATCGCGATGGCCGACCTGTGCACGCCACGCGCTAAGTTCGACTACGTCCCGTTCGTGCAGCACGACCGGACCCGCCGGGTCTCCGGCACCGGCTACGTGAACGGCGTCGGCCGCACGGTCTGGGGCCTGGGTTTCCGTGCTTTCCCGGACCTGACCAACAAGGTCAACGACATCTACGCCGATGACGACGGCAATGTCGTCGCCGAGGTCACCATCTCGGGCACGCAAGCCGCGCCCTACCTGACGGTGGCCGCCACGGGGAAGAAGTTCTCCGAGCGGCATTTGTTCCGCTTCCACGTCGACGCGGGGGGCAAGATCGACGACGTGACGTCCTTCTGGGACGCCGGCGGCATCAACACCCAGCTCGGGCACGACGAGCTCGACTGA
- a CDS encoding SCP2 sterol-binding domain-containing protein, with the protein MAVKFFSEEWCQEVMAKINANEAVYKGFKDAGSFTHKMYFKVLDGPETKTYFTFNAGKVTEWTTKPIHEDSEIAFGLGGKIEHFREAAEGRTEGGKLLMGGKLKILDGNIQLAIQNAGAFNNFLLSFGQVDTDWDI; encoded by the coding sequence ATGGCAGTTAAGTTCTTCTCCGAAGAGTGGTGCCAGGAAGTCATGGCGAAGATCAACGCCAATGAGGCCGTCTACAAGGGCTTCAAGGACGCCGGCTCGTTCACGCACAAGATGTACTTCAAGGTGCTGGACGGTCCGGAGACGAAGACCTACTTCACCTTCAACGCGGGCAAGGTCACCGAGTGGACCACCAAGCCGATCCACGAGGACAGCGAGATCGCCTTCGGCCTCGGCGGCAAGATCGAGCACTTCCGCGAGGCGGCCGAGGGTCGTACCGAGGGTGGCAAGCTGCTCATGGGCGGCAAGCTGAAGATCCTCGACGGCAACATCCAGCTGGCGATCCAGAACGCCGGCGCGTTCAACAACTTCCTGCTGTCCTTCGGCCAGGTCGACACCGACTGGGACATCTGA
- a CDS encoding toluene-4-monooxygenase system B family protein, translating into MSDEVQMIPVNAWFKGDHITHLVVFESTDTIPQAIEKVTDLMIGKRFFKRQGAEYKISYEGTPVPNDITVGESIIQPLGEVTVEYAN; encoded by the coding sequence GTGAGCGACGAAGTTCAGATGATCCCGGTGAATGCCTGGTTCAAGGGCGACCACATCACCCACCTGGTGGTCTTCGAGTCCACCGACACGATCCCGCAGGCGATCGAGAAGGTCACCGACCTGATGATCGGCAAGCGCTTCTTCAAGCGCCAGGGTGCCGAGTACAAGATCTCGTACGAGGGCACGCCTGTCCCCAACGACATCACCGTGGGGGAATCGATCATCCAGCCGCTGGGTGAAGTCACCGTCGAGTACGCCAACTAG
- a CDS encoding CoA transferase produces the protein MTRRPLEGVRIIALEQYGAGPYGSVHLADLGAEVIKIEDVPTRGDIGRYVVPFQEGEDSLFYETFNRNKKSLGLDLRTAGGRAVFEDLVKVSDAVYFNMRGDVPEKLRIRYEDLQHLNPKIVCCSLSAFGMSGDLRNEPGYDYILQAMAGWMSLTGEPDAPPAKSGLSVVDFAAGLAAGYSLLAGLLAAGRTGVGMDCDVSLYDVAMSFLSYPGTWHLTGGHEPQRMGRSAHPSLVPFQAFQAADGWVVIGCAKEKFFQRMCDAFERPDLPDDARYRTFTDRFTNREALIEDLDAVIAEYTADEVVSRMRKVGVPCGAVLSVSQALAHPLAEQRGMIVRTEHPHWGEIRQPGSPIRVGEMPTEHRRAPRRNEDYRYVLHDILGYDEAQIDEVTGTGSVGPITPVVP, from the coding sequence ATGACGCGCCGCCCACTCGAAGGCGTACGGATCATCGCGCTCGAGCAGTACGGCGCCGGCCCGTACGGCAGTGTGCACCTCGCCGACCTCGGAGCCGAGGTCATCAAGATCGAGGATGTGCCCACCCGGGGCGACATCGGCCGCTACGTGGTGCCCTTCCAGGAGGGCGAGGACTCCCTGTTCTACGAGACCTTCAACCGCAACAAGAAGAGCCTGGGCCTGGACCTGCGAACGGCCGGCGGCCGGGCGGTCTTCGAGGACTTGGTGAAGGTCTCCGACGCCGTGTACTTCAACATGCGTGGCGATGTCCCGGAGAAGCTGCGGATCCGGTACGAGGACCTCCAGCACCTCAACCCGAAGATCGTCTGCTGCTCACTGTCCGCGTTCGGCATGTCCGGCGACCTGCGCAACGAGCCGGGCTACGACTACATCCTGCAAGCCATGGCCGGCTGGATGTCGCTGACCGGGGAGCCCGACGCCCCGCCCGCGAAATCCGGGCTGTCGGTCGTCGACTTCGCCGCCGGTCTCGCTGCCGGCTACAGCCTGCTCGCCGGTCTGTTGGCCGCCGGTCGCACCGGCGTCGGCATGGACTGCGACGTCAGCCTGTACGACGTCGCGATGTCGTTCCTGAGCTACCCGGGCACGTGGCACCTGACCGGTGGCCACGAGCCGCAGCGGATGGGGCGCTCGGCGCACCCGTCGCTGGTGCCGTTCCAGGCGTTCCAGGCCGCCGACGGCTGGGTCGTCATCGGCTGCGCCAAGGAGAAGTTCTTCCAGCGGATGTGCGATGCGTTCGAGCGTCCCGACCTGCCCGACGACGCGCGTTACCGGACCTTCACGGACCGGTTCACCAACCGCGAAGCGCTGATCGAGGACCTCGATGCGGTGATCGCGGAGTACACCGCCGACGAGGTCGTCTCCCGGATGCGCAAGGTCGGCGTCCCGTGCGGAGCGGTGCTCTCGGTCTCGCAGGCGCTCGCCCACCCGCTGGCCGAGCAGCGCGGCATGATCGTGCGCACCGAGCATCCGCACTGGGGCGAGATCCGCCAGCCGGGTTCGCCGATCCGCGTCGGTGAAATGCCGACCGAGCACCGGCGGGCCCCGCGGCGCAACGAGGACTACCGCTACGTCCTGCACGACATCCTCGGTTACGACGAGGCGCAGATCGACGAGGTGACCGGCACCGGTTCGGTCGGCCCGATCACCCCGGTCGTGCCCTGA
- a CDS encoding MmoB/DmpM family protein, which yields MPGVGPILRMSDEIDGIIQAARDDNPDKEVRVIDRHAYVRIECDPPMLLTRSSIEKELGRDYPMRELEMLMSSFNGVIDSSNSDQLIWTRKKV from the coding sequence ATGCCAGGAGTTGGCCCCATCCTCCGAATGAGCGACGAGATCGACGGCATCATCCAGGCCGCCCGGGACGACAACCCGGACAAGGAGGTTCGCGTTATCGACCGGCACGCCTACGTGCGCATCGAGTGCGACCCACCGATGCTGCTCACCCGCTCCTCGATCGAGAAGGAACTCGGTCGTGACTACCCGATGCGCGAACTGGAGATGCTGATGTCCTCGTTCAACGGGGTCATCGACAGCTCGAACTCCGACCAGCTGATCTGGACTCGAAAGAAGGTCTGA
- a CDS encoding Rieske 2Fe-2S domain-containing protein, whose translation MSNWVDVYDDDELWDGDIAGVTVGKEKVLICRSNEKLLAFQDACPHKGTPLSDGDLSDGVLTCNVHLWEFDVASGDSVNPTGEKLTCFAVRANGGRIEVEIP comes from the coding sequence GTGAGTAATTGGGTCGACGTCTACGACGACGACGAGCTGTGGGACGGCGACATCGCCGGTGTCACGGTCGGCAAGGAGAAGGTCCTCATCTGCCGGAGCAACGAGAAGTTGCTCGCTTTCCAGGACGCTTGCCCCCACAAGGGCACGCCGCTGTCCGACGGCGACCTGTCGGACGGGGTGCTGACCTGCAACGTCCACCTCTGGGAGTTCGACGTCGCCAGCGGCGACAGCGTGAACCCCACCGGGGAGAAGCTGACCTGCTTCGCCGTCCGTGCCAACGGCGGTCGCATCGAGGTCGAGATCCCGTGA
- a CDS encoding MEDS domain-containing protein has protein sequence MLRPDGLGLLPGDHVCGFYSGKAACDELTAAWVTEGARSGQKCVCFVEESATLRDRFANGIPAQLRHIEFCDVDAAYLPNGTFSKETMLNRLHESVSAAWDAGYRDVRLLGDMSWVIRSGVDTSEVFAYEAEVNALSPKQRATFVCLYDLDRFDGALVVEVLRTHAKVLLNGLAIANPYFTAPPSQARGVSA, from the coding sequence GTGCTACGTCCCGACGGCCTGGGGCTGCTCCCGGGCGACCACGTCTGCGGTTTCTACAGCGGCAAGGCAGCGTGCGACGAACTCACTGCCGCGTGGGTCACCGAAGGCGCGCGATCCGGACAGAAGTGCGTCTGCTTCGTCGAGGAGTCCGCGACGCTGCGGGACCGCTTCGCCAACGGCATCCCCGCGCAGTTGCGGCACATTGAGTTCTGCGACGTCGACGCGGCCTACCTGCCCAACGGCACGTTCTCCAAGGAGACGATGCTGAACCGGCTGCACGAATCGGTGTCGGCGGCCTGGGACGCGGGCTACCGCGACGTGCGCCTGCTCGGCGACATGAGCTGGGTGATCCGTTCCGGCGTCGACACCAGCGAGGTGTTCGCCTACGAGGCGGAGGTGAACGCCCTGTCCCCCAAGCAACGCGCGACGTTCGTGTGCCTCTACGACCTCGACCGGTTCGACGGGGCCCTGGTCGTCGAGGTGTTGCGGACGCACGCCAAGGTGCTGCTGAACGGGCTGGCGATCGCGAACCCGTACTTCACCGCACCACCGTCTCAGGCTCGCGGTGTCAGCGCCTGA
- the cimA gene encoding citramalate synthase — MSTVFTTPAVGDAFHVYDTTLRDGAQGEGMALTVADKLAIAQHLDDLGVGFIEGGWPGALPKDTEFFARAQQELKLRNSVLTAFGSTRKADGKAADDPQVAALRDSGAGTICLVAKSHDRHVLRALKTTLDENLAMIRDTVAHLRAAGRRVFVDAEHFFDGYAANPHYALEVVRTAAEAGADVIVLCDTNGGQLPSRLMDSVGEVLSRSGARLGIHCHDDAGCAVANTIAAVEAGVTHVQGVMNGYGERSGNANLATVVANLELKMDRLVLPQGSLGELRRVSHAIAEVANQTPRHQSPYVGESAFAHKAGLHASAIKVDPDLYQHTDPSKVGNDMRMLVSEMAGRASVELKGREMGHDLSADKDALGRVVERVKELEARGYSFEAADASFDLLVRQELDPGAVSTFELESWRVIVDRDGAGTVRTEATVKVHAGGRRMVATGEGNGPVNALDTALRQALEQVYPDLAHLELLDYKVRIIEGSHGTGAVVRVLVETTDGEREWDTVGVHENIIEASWQALADSVTYGLLARSAG, encoded by the coding sequence ACGCCTTCCACGTCTACGACACGACGCTGCGCGACGGTGCGCAGGGCGAGGGCATGGCGCTGACCGTGGCGGACAAACTGGCGATTGCCCAGCACCTTGACGACCTCGGTGTCGGGTTCATCGAAGGTGGCTGGCCCGGTGCCCTGCCCAAGGACACCGAGTTCTTCGCGCGCGCTCAGCAGGAACTGAAGCTCCGGAACTCGGTGCTCACGGCCTTCGGCTCCACCCGCAAGGCAGACGGAAAAGCGGCCGACGACCCACAGGTTGCGGCGCTTCGCGACTCCGGGGCCGGCACGATCTGCCTGGTCGCCAAGAGCCACGACCGACACGTCCTGCGGGCGCTGAAGACCACGCTCGACGAGAACCTCGCGATGATCCGCGACACCGTGGCACACCTGCGGGCCGCGGGTCGTCGGGTGTTCGTCGACGCGGAGCATTTCTTCGACGGCTACGCGGCGAACCCGCACTACGCCCTCGAGGTCGTGCGCACCGCGGCCGAGGCCGGAGCCGATGTCATCGTGCTCTGCGACACCAACGGCGGGCAGTTGCCCAGCCGGCTGATGGATTCCGTCGGTGAGGTGCTGTCCCGCTCCGGTGCCCGCTTGGGCATCCACTGTCACGACGACGCCGGCTGCGCGGTGGCGAACACCATCGCAGCGGTGGAGGCCGGCGTCACCCACGTGCAGGGCGTGATGAACGGTTACGGCGAGCGGTCCGGCAACGCGAACCTGGCCACCGTGGTGGCGAATCTCGAACTCAAGATGGACCGCCTCGTACTCCCGCAAGGCAGCCTCGGGGAGCTGCGCCGGGTCAGTCACGCGATCGCCGAAGTGGCCAACCAGACGCCGCGCCACCAGTCGCCCTACGTGGGGGAGAGCGCCTTCGCGCACAAGGCCGGGCTGCACGCCAGCGCCATCAAGGTCGACCCGGACCTCTACCAGCACACCGACCCGTCCAAGGTCGGAAATGACATGCGGATGCTCGTCTCGGAGATGGCCGGCCGGGCCAGCGTCGAGCTCAAGGGCCGCGAGATGGGTCACGACCTGTCCGCGGACAAGGATGCGCTCGGCCGGGTCGTCGAGCGGGTCAAGGAACTGGAGGCCCGTGGTTACTCCTTCGAAGCCGCGGACGCCAGCTTTGACCTGCTGGTCCGCCAAGAGCTCGACCCGGGTGCGGTGAGCACCTTCGAGTTGGAGTCCTGGCGTGTCATCGTGGACCGCGACGGGGCGGGCACGGTGCGTACGGAGGCCACCGTCAAGGTGCATGCGGGCGGACGGCGGATGGTCGCCACCGGCGAGGGGAACGGCCCGGTCAACGCGCTGGACACCGCGCTGCGGCAAGCGCTCGAACAGGTCTACCCGGATCTCGCGCACCTTGAACTTCTCGACTACAAGGTGCGCATCATCGAGGGCTCGCACGGGACCGGCGCGGTCGTGCGGGTTCTGGTGGAGACGACCGACGGCGAACGTGAGTGGGACACCGTCGGCGTCCACGAGAACATCATCGAGGCGTCCTGGCAGGCCCTTGCGGATTCCGTCACATATGGACTGCTGGCGCGGTCCGCCGGCTGA
- a CDS encoding YHS domain-containing protein, giving the protein MSDTKDQVCGMKVDPTTAPSSTVQGITYYFCCNNCKKTFDRKPALYIGHPPGR; this is encoded by the coding sequence GTGTCCGACACCAAAGATCAGGTCTGCGGGATGAAGGTGGACCCGACGACTGCTCCGTCCTCGACCGTCCAGGGGATCACGTACTACTTCTGCTGCAACAACTGCAAGAAGACCTTCGACCGCAAGCCCGCGCTCTACATCGGCCACCCGCCGGGCCGCTGA
- a CDS encoding NAD(P)-dependent alcohol dehydrogenase, producing MKITAAVCRGQGEDFQIEEVNLADPREDEVLVRNVGAGVCHTDLICRDQWYPVPLPAVFGHEGSGVVEAVGKNVTRVQPGDHVVMSYMSCGICKSCTLGRPAYCAQLYGANFSGGRLSDESSALTDAKGERLSGHFFGQSSWASHSIAYERSVVKVDPAAPLELLGPMGCGIQTGAAAVLSTFNPELGTSIAIFGAGSVGLAALMAAKAVGCTTIIAVDIKPQRLELAKSLGATHGVNGAEVDSVEAIKEITGGGADYSIELTASPKVARQAIDSLGTMGTCALIGAAALGTEYSFDMNDVMLAGKRIVGHIESGNLSPQIFIPRLVTLMQQGNFPLEKLVTTYKLDEVNKAAHDTEAGVSVKPVLVF from the coding sequence GTGAAAATCACTGCTGCGGTCTGTCGTGGTCAGGGCGAGGATTTCCAGATCGAGGAGGTCAACCTGGCCGACCCCCGTGAGGACGAGGTCCTCGTCCGCAACGTGGGTGCCGGTGTTTGCCACACCGACCTGATCTGCCGGGACCAGTGGTATCCCGTCCCGCTGCCCGCCGTGTTCGGTCACGAGGGTTCGGGTGTCGTCGAGGCCGTCGGCAAGAACGTCACCCGGGTCCAGCCGGGCGACCACGTGGTCATGAGCTACATGTCCTGCGGCATCTGCAAGTCCTGCACCCTCGGCCGCCCCGCCTACTGCGCCCAGCTCTACGGCGCCAACTTCTCCGGCGGCCGCCTGTCCGACGAGTCCAGCGCGCTCACCGACGCCAAGGGTGAGCGGCTGTCCGGTCACTTCTTCGGTCAGTCGTCCTGGGCCAGCCACTCCATCGCCTACGAGCGCAGCGTCGTCAAGGTCGACCCGGCCGCTCCGCTGGAACTGCTCGGCCCGATGGGTTGCGGCATCCAGACCGGCGCGGCCGCAGTGCTGAGCACGTTCAACCCGGAGCTCGGCACCTCGATCGCGATTTTCGGCGCCGGCTCGGTCGGTCTGGCCGCGCTGATGGCCGCCAAGGCCGTCGGCTGCACGACGATCATCGCGGTCGACATCAAGCCGCAGCGCCTCGAGCTCGCCAAGTCCCTGGGCGCGACCCACGGTGTGAACGGCGCCGAGGTCGACTCGGTCGAGGCGATCAAGGAGATCACCGGTGGCGGTGCGGACTACTCCATCGAGCTCACCGCGAGCCCGAAGGTCGCCCGGCAGGCAATCGACAGCCTCGGCACTATGGGCACCTGTGCGCTGATCGGCGCCGCCGCCCTGGGCACCGAATACAGCTTCGACATGAACGACGTCATGCTGGCCGGCAAGCGGATCGTCGGGCACATCGAGAGTGGCAACCTCTCGCCGCAGATCTTCATCCCGCGTCTCGTCACGTTGATGCAGCAGGGCAACTTCCCGCTGGAAAAGCTCGTCACCACCTACAAGCTCGACGAGGTCAACAAGGCTGCGCACGACACCGAGGCCGGCGTCAGCGTCAAGCCCGTCCTGGTGTTCTGA